The following proteins come from a genomic window of Opitutaceae bacterium:
- the ccoG gene encoding cytochrome c oxidase accessory protein CcoG gives MAIVNAPKPNRDSVTTIREDGSRQFLHPADVQGRFARARKVSAVVLIVIYLALPWIPINGHPAVFLDVANRRFHLFGATLAAQDLWLLFFLITGVGFSLYYLTSLFGRVWCGWACPQTVFLDHVFRRIERWIEGDALARRKLDAMPWNNEKAGKRVVKHAVFVLVSLAITHLFLSYFVSLPALWTMMTHSPLEHWSAFLFILIATGILYFNFAWFREQLCIIICPYGRLQSALIDDNSLVIGYDSKRGEPRGRASDPVAGHCIDCSRCVAVCPTGIDIRQGLQIECIACTACVDACDEVMAKLDRPKGLIRYDSLNGLNGNKTRLVRPRTLVYTVLLFVGACVLTWALSTVKPANLGVTRMVGSPYYVSEGYVRNQFMMRVVNKSDDTAHFKIEILGAPAGVLMSGAGELFSVEALGETLRPVVIQTPIPTWNGSYKLRVRLTDEKGSFEVLKGCEVIGPDPFLLNVGRKQDGR, from the coding sequence ATGGCAATTGTAAATGCACCCAAGCCGAATCGCGACTCTGTCACGACCATCCGCGAGGATGGATCGAGGCAGTTTCTGCATCCGGCTGACGTGCAGGGGCGCTTTGCGCGCGCGCGCAAGGTGTCCGCGGTTGTCCTGATTGTCATCTATCTCGCGCTGCCCTGGATTCCGATCAACGGGCATCCCGCGGTCTTCCTGGATGTGGCAAACCGCAGGTTTCACCTCTTCGGCGCCACCCTGGCGGCCCAGGATCTGTGGCTCCTGTTCTTCCTGATCACCGGCGTCGGGTTCTCGCTCTACTACCTGACTTCGCTCTTTGGTCGTGTGTGGTGTGGCTGGGCATGTCCGCAGACTGTTTTCCTCGACCACGTCTTCAGGCGAATCGAACGTTGGATCGAAGGCGACGCCCTCGCTCGCCGAAAGCTGGATGCGATGCCATGGAACAACGAAAAAGCGGGCAAGCGGGTTGTGAAGCACGCGGTGTTCGTTCTGGTGTCGCTCGCAATCACACACCTGTTTCTCTCGTACTTCGTCTCGCTTCCGGCCCTCTGGACGATGATGACGCACTCCCCGCTCGAGCATTGGAGTGCGTTTCTTTTCATCCTGATCGCAACCGGGATCCTGTACTTCAATTTCGCGTGGTTTCGGGAGCAGCTCTGCATCATCATCTGCCCTTACGGTCGACTCCAATCAGCACTCATTGACGACAATTCATTGGTGATTGGCTATGATTCGAAGCGAGGTGAACCCCGGGGACGCGCCAGCGATCCAGTGGCGGGTCATTGCATCGATTGCTCGCGGTGCGTCGCGGTTTGTCCCACCGGCATCGACATTCGCCAAGGCCTCCAAATCGAGTGCATCGCCTGCACCGCCTGTGTTGACGCCTGCGATGAAGTGATGGCGAAGCTCGATCGGCCAAAAGGCCTGATCCGTTACGATTCCCTCAATGGCCTGAATGGAAACAAGACGCGCCTCGTGCGGCCGCGCACGCTGGTGTACACGGTCCTGCTTTTCGTCGGGGCATGCGTCCTCACGTGGGCGCTCTCAACCGTCAAGCCAGCGAACCTGGGGGTGACGCGCATGGTGGGCTCTCCGTACTACGTTTCAGAAGGGTACGTCCGCAACCAGTTCATGATGCGCGTCGTGAACAAATCCGACGACACTGCGCACTTTAAAATCGAGATTCTTGGCGCGCCGGCAGGCGTGCTTATGAGCGGCGCAGGAGAGCTGTTCTCCGTCGAGGCCCTTGGAGAGACCTTGCGACCGGTGGTTATCCAGACCCCGATCCCAACCTGGAACGGATCCTATAAGCTCCGGGTCAGGCTGACCGATGAAAAGGGATCCTTTGAGGTTTTGAAGGGATGCGAGGTGATTGGGCCTGATCCGTTTCTCCTTAACGTGGGGAGGAAGCAAGATGGCCGTTAA
- a CDS encoding sulfite exporter TauE/SafE family protein, whose amino-acid sequence MELASVNTPAAAFVAGLVTSLHCAGMCGPLACWLMPVRKEDDAATLSAAYQLSRLFGYTVLGAVSGALGGVPGLFLDGSLARVFPWAMVVFFLVVALGWDKRLPKPVALARLSLKVQQMLKGRSRLTGALVLGGATPLLPCGPLYFLIALAAFTGSPLRGAEFMLAFGLGTLPLLWFVQANFGWLQVRLSPRGLARLQAGLALATALVLVWRMRADFGLAGPSAGSWGCF is encoded by the coding sequence ATGGAACTCGCCAGTGTCAACACCCCGGCTGCAGCGTTTGTGGCGGGACTGGTCACCAGCCTGCATTGCGCCGGCATGTGCGGACCGCTCGCCTGCTGGCTTATGCCGGTGCGGAAGGAGGATGACGCAGCGACGCTGTCGGCCGCGTACCAGTTGTCACGACTCTTTGGATACACCGTGCTGGGGGCGGTTTCGGGCGCCCTGGGGGGAGTTCCCGGACTCTTTCTTGATGGCAGCCTGGCAAGGGTGTTCCCGTGGGCCATGGTGGTGTTCTTCCTGGTCGTCGCCCTGGGCTGGGACAAGCGACTGCCGAAACCGGTGGCGCTCGCCCGACTTTCGCTCAAGGTGCAGCAAATGCTGAAAGGCAGGTCCCGCCTGACTGGCGCGCTAGTGCTTGGCGGGGCGACTCCGCTGCTGCCTTGCGGCCCCCTCTATTTCCTTATCGCTCTCGCGGCCTTCACTGGATCCCCCCTTCGGGGCGCCGAGTTCATGCTCGCGTTTGGCCTGGGCACCCTGCCGCTGTTGTGGTTTGTGCAGGCGAATTTTGGGTGGTTGCAGGTCAGACTTTCGCCTAGGGGGCTTGCACGGCTTCAGGCGGGCCTCGCCCTCGCAACGGCCTTGGTGCTGGTTTGGCGGATGCGGGCTGACTTCGGCCTCGCAGGGCCCAGCGCGGGTTCATGGGGCTGTTTCTGA
- a CDS encoding HAD family hydrolase, which yields MPTTAPETSDHTAETARPTCRHCGAPSASEFCCTGCAYVHRLVHEEGLQAYYKIKDTIIPPADVALSPARDFTWLSQAQREAESAARNGTPELVLDIQGISCAGCVWLIERLFRKAEGSSRIEINAQTGQLRMTWKPGAFDGAAFGHHLQQFNYLLGPATAERSAPAESKRLVKRIGLCAAFNMNIMLFALPAYFGMDADFAYAPLFGTLAMALATLTVLVGGGYFFKRSAAAIQSGILSIDLPIALGIAGSYCGSTFGWLIGREEYVYFDFVGTFVLLMLVGRWAQVAAVERNQRRLLAEQPLSSPLRISTARGQVRNALPSQVRNGDRFWMRGGQSVPVRAVLIADEAEFSLAWINGESAPRLFRKGQTVPAGAQVLTRGETGFEAHQDWQGSLLEALSRTEPRSEFRHRLIERVVQGYLVGVFLIAGVAGAGWAFGTGDFLRAGAVVTAILVVSCPCAIGLAFPLADEIATVQLRKRGVFVRAHDLWPRLKRVSTVLFDKTGTLTLETPQLANPGALADLSPHEKDVLYSLVHDNPHPVGRALAEALLAEGRRDVLAWEVKEEVGNGVLLEHGSFTWTLGRPGWRNERDEVPVAGTAFRKDGALVAVFVFSEAVREDAREEVGLLQERGIQVGILSGDSSEKVNTIAALLGLDHSVARANLTPEEKAAHVTSAGADRTLMLGDGANDSLAFDRALCRGTPVVHRGLLEQKADFYYLGRGIGGVRALLEIDDVRRRTQRWLLCFSVGYNLLSVGLATAGLMNPIVAAVLMPLSSLVSLALVGWGMASAYRR from the coding sequence ATGCCCACCACCGCCCCGGAGACATCGGACCATACGGCAGAAACGGCACGCCCCACCTGTCGTCATTGCGGTGCGCCTTCAGCGAGTGAGTTCTGCTGCACGGGTTGCGCCTATGTCCACCGCCTCGTGCACGAAGAAGGCCTTCAGGCGTACTATAAGATCAAGGACACGATTATTCCTCCGGCAGATGTCGCCCTGTCGCCCGCACGCGATTTCACCTGGCTTTCGCAGGCACAACGGGAGGCCGAAAGTGCTGCGCGAAACGGCACCCCGGAACTTGTCCTGGATATCCAGGGAATCTCTTGCGCTGGTTGTGTGTGGCTGATCGAACGCCTTTTCAGGAAGGCCGAAGGGTCCTCTCGAATCGAGATCAACGCCCAAACCGGGCAGCTCCGCATGACCTGGAAGCCGGGTGCTTTTGATGGAGCGGCTTTCGGGCACCACTTGCAGCAGTTCAACTACCTGCTCGGACCCGCCACCGCGGAACGCTCGGCGCCCGCTGAAAGCAAACGGTTGGTGAAGCGCATCGGCCTTTGCGCGGCGTTCAACATGAACATCATGCTGTTCGCCCTGCCCGCCTACTTCGGCATGGATGCCGACTTTGCCTATGCGCCATTGTTCGGCACGCTCGCCATGGCTCTGGCGACCCTGACCGTGCTGGTGGGCGGCGGCTACTTTTTCAAACGCTCCGCGGCGGCGATCCAATCCGGCATCCTCTCCATCGATCTGCCCATCGCGCTGGGAATTGCGGGTTCCTATTGTGGCTCGACGTTCGGGTGGCTGATTGGCCGCGAGGAATACGTCTATTTTGATTTCGTCGGCACGTTCGTGCTGTTGATGCTCGTCGGCAGGTGGGCGCAGGTCGCAGCTGTGGAGCGGAACCAGAGGCGACTCCTCGCCGAACAACCGCTCTCCTCTCCCTTAAGGATATCGACGGCGAGGGGGCAAGTTCGCAATGCCCTTCCCTCACAGGTAAGGAATGGCGACCGATTCTGGATGCGCGGGGGGCAGTCGGTGCCTGTAAGGGCCGTGCTTATCGCCGATGAGGCTGAGTTTAGCCTGGCCTGGATAAACGGAGAATCTGCTCCGCGACTTTTCAGAAAAGGGCAGACAGTCCCCGCGGGGGCTCAGGTCCTGACCCGGGGAGAGACCGGTTTTGAAGCACATCAAGACTGGCAGGGTTCGCTGCTCGAGGCCTTGTCCCGCACGGAACCTCGCAGCGAGTTCCGGCACCGCCTCATCGAGCGCGTCGTGCAAGGCTACCTAGTCGGCGTGTTCCTCATAGCCGGCGTGGCGGGCGCGGGCTGGGCCTTCGGCACGGGCGATTTCCTGCGAGCCGGTGCCGTCGTGACGGCCATTTTGGTGGTCTCCTGTCCGTGTGCGATCGGGCTGGCCTTTCCCCTCGCGGATGAGATCGCGACCGTGCAGCTCCGGAAACGAGGGGTGTTCGTCCGGGCCCACGACCTCTGGCCGAGGCTCAAGCGGGTTTCGACCGTGTTGTTCGACAAGACTGGGACCCTGACGCTTGAGACGCCGCAGCTCGCGAACCCGGGCGCTTTGGCAGACCTTTCCCCGCACGAGAAGGATGTCTTGTATTCACTCGTTCACGACAATCCGCATCCGGTGGGACGCGCGCTCGCCGAGGCCCTGCTTGCGGAGGGGCGGAGGGATGTCCTTGCGTGGGAAGTGAAGGAAGAGGTGGGCAACGGCGTGCTCCTGGAGCATGGCTCCTTCACGTGGACCCTCGGCCGTCCCGGATGGAGGAATGAGCGCGACGAAGTGCCCGTCGCGGGAACTGCTTTCCGAAAGGACGGAGCCCTGGTCGCGGTGTTTGTTTTCAGCGAAGCCGTCAGGGAAGACGCCCGGGAGGAGGTCGGCCTCCTGCAGGAGCGCGGCATACAGGTCGGAATCCTGAGCGGCGACAGTAGTGAAAAAGTGAATACGATTGCGGCCTTGCTTGGGCTCGACCACAGCGTCGCAAGGGCGAACCTCACGCCGGAGGAAAAGGCCGCCCATGTGACCTCCGCGGGAGCCGACCGCACCCTCATGCTGGGTGATGGTGCTAACGACAGCCTGGCTTTCGACCGCGCCCTCTGTCGGGGCACTCCCGTTGTCCATCGGGGCCTTCTCGAGCAGAAAGCGGATTTCTATTACCTTGGCCGGGGCATAGGCGGGGTCCGCGCCCTACTGGAGATCGATGATGTGCGGCGCAGGACGCAACGCTGGCTTCTGTGCTTCTCCGTCGGCTACAACCTGCTCTCAGTCGGCCTCGCGACAGCCGGGCTGATGAATCCGATCGTGGCCGCTGTGTTGATGCCCCTCAGCTCCCTCGTTTCCCTTGCCCTGGTGGGTTGGGGTATGGCGAGCGCTTATCGACGATGA
- a CDS encoding protein-glutamate O-methyltransferase CheR, with the protein MPLSPQDFGYVADLARKNAAIVLEPGKEYLVEARLQPLADKEGFTKLEDYIAKLREEIGFSPNHAKVVDALTTNETFFFRDIHPFEALRTDILPGLIARRAPQRRLSIWCAAASTGQEPYSIAMLLEEHFPKALEGWNVSIIATDYSERVLDQARRAEYNQVEVNRGLPAIYLVKYFRKQSDRWAIRDDIRKRVEFRRLNLIESWPLLPQFDIVFMRNVLIYFAVPVKQSIMRNVRKVLAPDGYYALGSAETTMNIDSAFLPMMYGRSTFYRTQLNPR; encoded by the coding sequence ATGCCGCTGAGCCCACAGGACTTCGGATATGTCGCCGATCTTGCCCGCAAGAATGCGGCCATCGTGCTCGAACCTGGCAAGGAGTACCTGGTTGAGGCTCGCCTGCAGCCGCTTGCCGACAAGGAAGGCTTCACAAAACTTGAGGACTACATCGCAAAGCTTCGCGAGGAAATCGGTTTCAGTCCCAACCACGCAAAAGTCGTGGATGCGCTGACAACAAACGAGACCTTCTTCTTTCGCGATATCCACCCGTTTGAAGCGCTAAGGACGGATATCCTCCCTGGCTTGATCGCGAGGCGAGCCCCGCAGCGCAGGCTCTCCATCTGGTGCGCCGCGGCATCGACGGGGCAGGAGCCCTACTCGATCGCGATGCTGCTCGAAGAGCATTTTCCGAAGGCACTCGAAGGCTGGAATGTTAGCATCATCGCAACGGACTATTCGGAACGTGTTCTCGACCAGGCCCGGCGCGCTGAATACAACCAGGTCGAGGTCAATCGCGGCCTCCCGGCAATCTATCTCGTCAAGTACTTCAGGAAGCAAAGCGACCGGTGGGCAATCCGGGACGACATTAGAAAGCGGGTGGAGTTTCGTCGTCTCAATCTCATCGAATCGTGGCCGCTGCTGCCTCAATTCGACATCGTCTTCATGCGAAACGTGCTCATCTACTTCGCCGTCCCGGTGAAGCAGTCGATCATGCGCAACGTCCGCAAGGTCCTTGCTCCAGACGGCTATTACGCTCTGGGGTCGGCGGAAACCACGATGAACATCGACTCCGCCTTCCTGCCGATGATGTATGGGCGATCGACGTTCTACCGCACGCAGCTAAATCCTCGCTGA
- a CDS encoding chemotaxis response regulator protein-glutamate methylesterase, producing MPKLRVLIVDDSTVMRRVVSEAVARDPEVEIVGTAAHGRIALAKIAQALPDAVVLDVEMPEMDGLETLRELRKTYPKLPVIMCSTLTSKGAITTLDALAAGATDYVTKPSQVTNIEESITRLSNDLLPKLRVHRRFTASPTPLQMPGVRKGGGDPTRVIGRIELVAIATSTGGPNALAEVVKTLPANLEAPIVCVQHMPPVFTHLLAERLTALHGVKCFEGAEGMRVEPGHFYLAPGGRHMEVYRASLREPLTIRITDAPPENSCRPAADVLFRSVAEFAGARTLAVVLTGMGHDGLRGCEAIRERGGIILAQDEASSVVWGMPGYVAQHGLADRVLPLSQIGPEISRRVRTGAGVTLPPFATPLCR from the coding sequence ATGCCAAAACTCAGGGTCCTGATTGTCGATGACTCCACGGTCATGCGCCGTGTGGTCTCGGAGGCGGTCGCCCGCGACCCGGAGGTCGAGATTGTCGGAACAGCCGCCCACGGGCGCATCGCTTTGGCAAAAATCGCCCAAGCCTTGCCGGATGCCGTTGTGCTCGATGTCGAAATGCCGGAGATGGACGGTCTCGAAACCCTCCGGGAGCTGAGGAAGACCTACCCCAAACTGCCCGTCATCATGTGCAGCACGCTCACCAGCAAGGGAGCGATCACAACGCTGGATGCACTCGCAGCCGGGGCGACCGATTACGTCACCAAGCCCAGCCAGGTGACCAACATCGAGGAATCCATCACCCGACTTTCGAATGACCTGCTCCCGAAGCTCCGCGTACACAGGCGCTTCACCGCCTCGCCGACGCCCCTCCAGATGCCGGGCGTGCGCAAGGGCGGCGGGGACCCGACCCGAGTGATCGGTCGAATTGAGTTGGTGGCAATTGCGACTTCCACGGGAGGGCCAAACGCACTCGCGGAAGTCGTCAAGACCCTGCCTGCCAACCTGGAGGCGCCCATCGTTTGCGTGCAGCACATGCCCCCGGTCTTCACGCACCTGCTCGCCGAGCGTCTTACCGCCCTGCACGGCGTCAAGTGTTTCGAAGGCGCCGAGGGGATGCGGGTCGAACCCGGCCATTTCTACCTGGCTCCAGGGGGGCGGCACATGGAGGTGTACCGCGCATCCCTTCGGGAGCCACTGACGATCCGAATCACCGATGCACCTCCGGAAAATTCCTGCCGTCCTGCGGCCGACGTGCTTTTCCGTTCTGTGGCGGAGTTCGCCGGTGCCCGTACCCTGGCCGTTGTGCTGACAGGAATGGGCCACGACGGGCTGCGAGGCTGCGAGGCGATTCGCGAGCGCGGTGGGATCATTCTCGCGCAAGATGAAGCCTCGAGTGTAGTCTGGGGAATGCCTGGGTACGTGGCCCAGCACGGGCTCGCCGACCGGGTTCTTCCACTCTCCCAAATCGGCCCCGAGATCAGCCGCCGCGTGCGCACGGGCGCGGGTGTCACGCTTCCCCCTTTCGCCACCCCGCTATGCCGCTGA
- a CDS encoding ATP-binding protein, translating into MAGGLRSVQFKLAAPALGLAAFGLLAVLNPPFFVTLSVRDRLALYLTGVSLTVIATGWIYRRYILAPINRIVTVVKERQSGNHHARIGVRGPSEFAELADSLNGAFELFTKHQKATAESEALLRDLAENLTQVLWVTAPGRERIEYVSPAYEAIWGRSRESLRDRPSSWIEAIHTEDRDRIATACKTDTQSYDQEYRIFRPDGSVRWIHDRSFPIKDATGPVRRIVAISEDVTDRRLAEEKFRLMFEQSSDAHLLIADDQIVDCNPAAIEMLRGDDREQILQLPLSKLLPPEMAGTNVTFVGLSLRMQLHAAEKGRHRFDWTLRTLEGNTLPVEATLSRVSLAGRTHLLVVWHDISDRVASETALRQAKDEAEAAREKVQNAIDAAMQLARDAEQANAAKSEFLATMSHEIRTPMNAVMGFSNLLLESGLTPEQRTYAQTLRSSAETLLVLIDDILDFSKIEAGKLHLESINYNLADCMNDVIRLLSPKAADKGIEFRAHIADDVPRFLVGDPVRIRQILLNLSGNAIKFTSRGHVLVSVRMGRNDALQPFGAAKPNSLYEFIMISVSDSGIGISRENQTNLFQKFSQADSSTTRRFGGSGLGLAISKSLVDLMGGSIGVQSEEGVGSTFWFTIPIVACSLPTRPPIEGPGSQAQDPATLSTSGITQTNSKSTPSVTSTPAPATPARRSTTPPIAPRAMILLADDNEANQMLGVALIQKLGASAEVAHNGRQAVDMARAKRYDLILMDCHMPEMDGYTATQTIRKNDGSGHRTPIIALTANAVTGDREKCLESGMDDYLSKPVRKSDLDRVINHWVSAAAGSKAHE; encoded by the coding sequence ATGGCCGGAGGGCTCCGTTCGGTCCAGTTCAAGCTGGCTGCTCCAGCGCTTGGCCTTGCCGCCTTCGGGCTGCTCGCAGTCCTCAATCCACCGTTCTTTGTGACGCTCAGCGTGCGCGACCGGCTTGCGCTCTACCTGACGGGCGTCTCGCTCACGGTTATCGCAACTGGTTGGATTTACAGGCGTTACATTCTCGCTCCTATCAACCGAATCGTGACGGTGGTGAAGGAGCGTCAAAGCGGCAACCACCACGCTCGCATCGGGGTCCGGGGCCCCTCGGAGTTTGCCGAGCTTGCCGACTCGCTGAATGGCGCATTCGAGCTTTTTACAAAGCACCAAAAGGCCACGGCAGAGAGCGAGGCCCTCCTGCGCGACCTCGCTGAGAACCTCACTCAAGTCCTCTGGGTCACCGCCCCAGGCCGGGAACGAATCGAATATGTGAGCCCCGCCTACGAAGCCATCTGGGGCCGCTCACGTGAATCGCTGCGCGACCGCCCGTCCAGTTGGATCGAAGCCATTCATACTGAGGACCGCGATCGAATCGCGACGGCGTGCAAAACCGACACGCAAAGTTACGACCAGGAATACCGTATTTTCAGGCCCGACGGGTCCGTTCGCTGGATTCACGACCGCAGCTTCCCCATCAAGGATGCGACCGGACCCGTGCGACGGATCGTTGCAATCTCGGAGGACGTCACCGATCGCCGGCTGGCCGAAGAGAAATTCCGGCTGATGTTCGAGCAAAGCTCGGACGCCCACCTGCTCATTGCGGACGACCAGATCGTCGACTGCAACCCCGCCGCCATCGAAATGCTCCGCGGCGATGACCGTGAGCAGATCCTCCAACTTCCATTGTCGAAGTTGCTGCCTCCCGAGATGGCCGGGACCAACGTCACCTTCGTTGGCTTGAGCCTTCGCATGCAATTGCATGCCGCTGAAAAGGGACGCCACCGCTTCGATTGGACGCTCAGGACACTCGAAGGCAACACCCTGCCCGTCGAGGCCACGTTGTCCCGAGTTTCCCTTGCCGGGCGCACACATCTTCTCGTCGTCTGGCACGATATCTCAGACCGCGTCGCTTCTGAGACAGCGCTGCGGCAAGCAAAGGACGAGGCGGAGGCGGCGCGCGAGAAAGTGCAGAATGCGATCGATGCCGCGATGCAACTTGCGCGCGATGCAGAGCAGGCAAATGCCGCGAAAAGCGAGTTTCTCGCGACGATGAGCCATGAAATCCGCACACCGATGAATGCGGTGATGGGCTTCAGCAACCTGCTCCTGGAAAGCGGCTTGACGCCGGAGCAACGCACCTACGCTCAAACGTTGAGAAGTTCGGCGGAGACGCTCCTCGTCCTCATCGACGACATACTGGATTTTTCCAAGATCGAAGCTGGGAAGCTCCATCTCGAGTCCATCAATTACAATCTCGCGGACTGCATGAACGATGTCATCCGCCTCCTCAGTCCGAAGGCGGCGGACAAGGGCATTGAGTTTCGTGCGCACATTGCCGACGACGTTCCCCGCTTCCTGGTAGGCGACCCCGTACGTATCCGCCAAATCCTGCTCAATCTCTCTGGTAATGCCATAAAGTTCACCTCGCGCGGCCACGTGCTCGTCAGCGTGCGGATGGGACGCAACGACGCGCTGCAGCCCTTCGGTGCCGCCAAGCCGAACAGCCTCTACGAGTTCATCATGATCAGCGTCAGCGACAGCGGCATCGGCATCTCGCGCGAAAACCAGACGAATCTATTCCAGAAGTTCTCACAGGCCGACTCGTCCACGACCCGACGCTTTGGCGGGAGCGGACTCGGGCTGGCAATCTCCAAGAGCCTTGTCGATTTGATGGGCGGAAGCATCGGCGTCCAAAGCGAGGAGGGGGTGGGGTCGACGTTCTGGTTTACCATCCCCATCGTGGCATGCAGCCTGCCCACGCGTCCTCCGATCGAGGGGCCTGGTAGCCAGGCTCAAGACCCGGCGACTCTCTCCACTTCAGGGATCACACAGACAAATTCCAAATCAACGCCATCTGTCACATCTACTCCCGCGCCGGCCACGCCAGCAAGGCGATCCACAACTCCTCCAATCGCCCCGCGTGCGATGATCCTCTTGGCCGACGACAACGAGGCCAATCAGATGCTGGGGGTGGCTCTCATTCAGAAACTGGGAGCCAGCGCGGAAGTGGCGCACAACGGGCGACAGGCCGTCGACATGGCTCGAGCCAAGCGGTACGACCTCATCCTGATGGATTGCCATATGCCCGAGATGGATGGCTACACCGCGACGCAGACGATTCGAAAAAACGATGGCTCCGGCCATCGCACCCCGATCATCGCCCTGACTGCGAACGCCGTCACTGGCGATCGCGAGAAATGCCTGGAATCGGGGATGGATGACTACCTATCCAAACCTGTGCGCAAGAGCGACTTGGATCGCGTAATTAATCACTGGGTCTCGGCCGCCGCCGGATCCAAGGCCCATGAATGA
- a CDS encoding FIST N-terminal domain-containing protein, with product MNSTTLRWSRSSGWSSDLKAVPAGVSLVLYFGATDVLAASPSPIADLLQAFPDAVCAGCSSAGEIRDHFVEDDGLSVALVAFTSTSVKAAVVSCTDAGQSAQVGRELAARLQADGLRHVLVLSDGLHVNGSQLTEGLRAALPAGVTVSGGLAGDGARFSRTMVGLGPTIAEGQVVLVGFYGESLRVSHGSAGGWQPFGPKRLITAARGNVLQRLDDQPALALYKRYLGDLAEGLPATGLLFPLQLLPDREGTDGVVRTILAVNEADQSLTFAGDMPVGHYARLMKAGCDALVDGADHAALLACEGERGESLAILVSCVGRKLVMKQRVEEEVEAVLERLGGGVRSIGFYSYGEICPSGLAHGCDFHNQTMTLTVISESVG from the coding sequence ATGAATTCCACCACCCTTCGCTGGAGCCGCTCCAGCGGATGGTCCTCCGATCTGAAGGCTGTCCCTGCAGGTGTTAGTCTGGTCCTTTACTTCGGTGCGACCGATGTTCTGGCTGCCTCCCCGTCTCCCATTGCAGACTTGCTACAGGCATTTCCCGATGCAGTCTGCGCCGGCTGTTCGTCGGCTGGCGAGATTCGCGATCACTTTGTTGAAGATGATGGGTTGAGCGTCGCACTTGTCGCGTTCACGTCGACGTCGGTCAAAGCAGCTGTTGTCTCTTGCACGGATGCGGGCCAGAGCGCGCAAGTGGGCAGGGAGCTCGCCGCGAGGCTGCAGGCCGACGGACTTCGTCACGTGCTTGTATTGAGCGATGGATTGCATGTGAACGGTAGCCAGTTGACGGAGGGCTTGCGTGCGGCGCTGCCGGCGGGTGTCACAGTGAGTGGCGGGCTTGCGGGGGATGGAGCCCGTTTTTCCCGGACCATGGTTGGGCTTGGACCAACGATCGCAGAAGGTCAGGTCGTCCTGGTCGGATTCTACGGGGAGTCCCTTCGTGTCAGCCATGGGTCGGCAGGCGGATGGCAGCCTTTCGGTCCCAAGCGACTTATCACAGCGGCTCGGGGAAATGTGCTGCAGCGACTCGACGACCAACCTGCGCTTGCCCTGTACAAGCGGTACCTGGGCGACCTTGCAGAGGGTCTTCCCGCAACGGGCTTGTTGTTTCCGCTCCAGCTCCTGCCAGATCGAGAGGGCACGGACGGCGTGGTGCGTACCATCCTTGCAGTCAACGAGGCGGACCAATCGCTGACTTTTGCCGGCGACATGCCGGTCGGTCACTACGCCCGTCTCATGAAGGCCGGCTGTGATGCGCTTGTGGATGGCGCCGACCATGCAGCGTTGCTGGCGTGCGAGGGCGAGCGTGGAGAGTCACTTGCGATTCTTGTCAGTTGTGTCGGGCGCAAACTGGTGATGAAGCAGCGGGTTGAAGAGGAAGTTGAGGCGGTGCTAGAGCGCCTCGGTGGCGGGGTGCGCAGCATTGGTTTCTATTCCTACGGGGAGATTTGTCCCAGCGGGCTCGCCCACGGGTGCGATTTTCACAACCAAACGATGACGCTCACGGTGATCTCTGAATCCGTCGGATGA